The Macaca thibetana thibetana isolate TM-01 chromosome 5, ASM2454274v1, whole genome shotgun sequence genomic sequence CTGAAAGGGGTGAACATTTCATCGTCGCCTCCTGACAGATTTGGGCATCTGGTGTATTCTAAGtggaggcttttaaaaaatcagaaaaaaaaaaaattctgggtaCAAAGTCAATGACATATGTAACatgtctattttatattttatttattttatttgtttttatttttagagatgggggtcttgctatgttacccaggctggtctcaaactcctggcttcaagcgatcctcccatcttggcctcccaaagtgctgggattacaggtgtgagctaccttgCCCGGCTGTAAAATGTGGTGAGCAGGGCAATGTGAGGCAGAAATCCTGTCCTTTCTAGACTTTGACATGAGAAGTGGCAAAATGTCACGACTTGTCCCGTGCAATGCCACATCTGGAAAGTCCAGCTGAGGAAAAGAGGAGAAGGCCGTCTGGGGCTGTGAGCCTGGAGCCAGCGGCTGCAGGGACACAGTCTGCTCCCGAGGGGCTGGAGGGCCCTGCTAGGCCAAGGAGGGCCTTAGAGATGGGGCATTTGGAGCTAAACAAACAGCTGTGATGAGGAAGCAGGAAGGTGCCCAGCGACAGTGAGGACCCTACCCCCGCCTGGGCTTAAGGCATCCCTGCGAGCTCCAGAGCAGAGATGAGCCCGGCTGAGCCGCGTCTGTCATTATCCGCTTCTCATCCAAGTCCTGAGGCCCACCTGACCCATTAGGGTCCCCAAAGACACAAGACGCCTAAAGCAGGGTGCGTCTTTTGGGGCGTCTTTGTACTGCGGCTGTGCCTCCCGGGTGGTTTGTGCCCGTCCCTGCCTAACGCAGCATCGGCTGGCTGCCTTCACGGGCCTTTGTGTGGCACAGCTGCTTTGCAGATGGAGATGCTGAGGCTCAGGGCAGCCTCTGCTGCAGCTCGCTTGCTAGTGGGTAGTTGAATCTGGTTGGTCTCAGGCGCCTTCTCTGGTCTCTCACAGTCTCTGATTCCTGCACAGTAACTGTTGTCCTGGTCCTCCCCTACCAGACTATGGGTGCCCCTTCCCTGCAGGCCCTGGCCCTGCGTGGGGTCCCCTTCGTAAATGTCTGACGCGTGACGGTCAGGGCCATTGCAGGAGGGACTGACATGCCGGCCCTGCTTCCCCAGTCACCTGCGTGGACCTGCAGCTCAGGACCTGCAGCGATGCCGCCTACAACCACaccaccttccccaccctgctACAGCACCGGTCGTGGGAGGTGGTGGAGGCCAGCTCCGAGTACATCCTGCTGAGCGTTCTACACCAGCTCCTGGAGGGCCAGTGCAACCCAGACCTGCGGCTGCTGGGCTGTGCTGTGCTGGCCCCCCGGTGTGAGGGCGGCCGGGTGCGCAGACCCTGCCGGCACATCTGCGAGGGCCTGCGGGAGGCCTGCCAGCCCGCCTTCGACGCCATCGACATGGCCTGGCCCTACTTTCTCGACTGCCACCTCTACTTCACGAGTGAGGACGAGGGCTGCTACGACCCACTGGAGAAGCTTCGGGGTAAGGGAAGGCGGCGGGGGCTATCCATGTGTTCACAGGGTCCAGGTGGTCATGGAGGACCAAGAGCCACACTGGAAGGAACTTGAAGTCTTTTCCATCAATGGCGACAGTGCAGGCATTGGCTGCTCCCCAGGGCAGCACGTTCCCCACAAAGGGATGCCAGGCAGGGTTGGGGACTCAGTGCAGATGGAGGATCCTCTCGCCACCTAGGGCCCCCCAGCAGAAGCCTCCAGCCCTTAGGggcaggctggggtggaagggTGCTGAGTCCAAGTGGTGGCAGTGCCCCTGCCCAGGGTGCAATCAGGAGGCCTCATGTCAGGGAGCCTGGGCTCAGAGTGCAGGGCTGGCCCCGGGGGTCCAGTTCTTGGCCACAGACCCTCCAGAACAGCAGTACTTACCCCTGGTCGAGGGTGGGCAGGACATTTACTTCTCCCGGGAGACCTGGCGGGCAAAGCTTCATGATTGCCCATTGCTGGGCCTGGAAGATCACACAGAGGGTTTGGCCTGGAGTGACTCCTCCAGCAGGTCTGTGCTCAAGGACGGAGAGGAGCTGTGGAGAAAGGCTTTGGTGTCTCTTGCAGATAAAACAGTGGAGGGGGAGTGGGCAAGCCTGGGCCACCATGGGCCACTTGTCTCTGAGGTATGCAAGGCTGTCCCAGAGGGCCACTTGGCGGTGGGGCTGGTGGGGGCCCTGCATGGAGCCCCCTATGTCTGTTGTCTCACGAGTCGGTGTCCACCAGAGACCTTGCATGGTCCGCAGCAGCCTTGGCCCGTTAGACCTTCCTGTGTGAAAGAAATGTTCTATTCTGTGCTGTCCAAGACGGTCACCACTGGCCGCATGTGATCCCCAAGGCTTGGGATGTGGCTCTTGCCACTGAGGCCTGGACATGGGCATCTCATCGCATTTGAATGAGTCTGAACATGCCTTTGAAGAGCCCAGGGCCAGTGTGTGCCACTTTCAGCTGCGCAGGGCAGCGTCCGCTCGTGGTTGGATTCACAGGATCTGACTGCGGGCGCCACACATGTGCTGGCTCATGCGAGTCTCACGGCAGCCTTGCTCCatggaagaggaagcagagcctCGGGAAGGGTGACAGCGGTGGGGTCCTTAGCTGGAGTGGCCCAAGCCCATTACAGATGGAGGGATGGATTTGGCCATTCATCAAACAGCTACCGAGCACCCACTGTACATATGGCTCTGTGCTGGGACATTGAGGAGTGCAGGAGAAGGAAAGCAGACACACACCTGGGCCAGGCTGCAGCAAGCCCTGGGTTGTGGGCTGTGTCAGGCGCTCAGGGCTGATCCTGGCACGTCTTGCATCCTCTGGTTCCCAGTCTGAGAAGGGCGGACTCTGTCCACCCTGGGCTTCCATGCAGATGCGGTGGCAGGGTGCCCTTTGCCAGCAGGTGGGAGCCGTCTGTCTGCAGAGCTCAGTCCCTGCAGAGGCGGTGGAGGTGCctgtgggaggccagggaggcGAGGAAGGAAGCCAAGCCCACAGCCCTGGGAAAGCCCAAGGAGTCAGTTTGGGATTATTTTGGGCATCTCTGCCGCCAAATTGCCGGCTTCCTCTGCTAGTCTCTCCCCTGGAGAACCGTTTTGAGCAGAAGCAAAACCACAGGGTGAGGAGAAACTTAGAGAAGCACATTAACTCTTTGTGGACCCAGGAACAGCCTGCGGCACCTGCGTCCTGCTCCTGTGGGCCTGGCTGCTGCAAAGCCCCTGGCGGGATGCAGGGAGTTGAGGGTCACCAGGGTGGTCTTCGGGATGCCTCTATTCTAGTGGATGACAGGATGGTGGGGAAGCTAGTGCATATGTGACTTAGAGACATTCGTATTCTGGATCCAGAACCACTccctcttccccccacccccttttttcttcctccccgACGTCCTTCCCAGAACCTCCCTTTCTGTTTCCTTCCCGGGCTGGTGCTCACTGCTGTGCTGGTGAGGCTGTAACAGAAACACTGGGAAGCCTTACAGCAGCCGGAGGGGGCACCACAAGGCGGCTTCCTGTTTCCACCATTGGCCAAGCAAACGGAGCAGAATACTGAGCTGCCCGAGTGCCGCTGTCCTGGAAAACACACCCAGGAGAAGCCCCTCTGCACACCCAGCAGGGGTTTGCCCTGGGGGGTCCAGGACCCCATagatctcttttcctttctgttgtcCCGCTCTGTATTTTAGGAACTTCCCACAGTGGCCCCACAGTACGTGTATTCAGTCACATTATTCGGTCAGGAACCATGACGCTGTGCTGTGTACATACCTCGGGTGCCATTTGGCTTGGATATTGCTGTAGGCACTGCAGAGGGAACTCGAATTAAAGACAGAGGTGTCCAAGCATGGCTGTCATGCAGAGGGGGCTAAGGGTGCCGTGCGTGGTCAGTGTTCCCAGGCAGCGGTAGGAAGCCTCGGGGCCTGACACTGACCGAGCCCCCCCACTGCTCCCCCAGGAGGCCTGGAGGCTGATGAGGCGCTGCCCTCGGGGCTGCCACCCACCTTCATCCGCTTCAGCCACCACTCCTACGCCCAGATGGTACGTGTGCTGAGGCGGACGGCCTTCCGCTGCGCCCACGTGGCCAGGACCTACAGCATCGGGCGCAGCTTCGACGGCAGGGAGCTGCTGGTCATCGAGTTCTCCAGCCGCCCTGGCCAGCACGAGCTGAGTGAGTGCCCTTGGGAGGGCCTGGCCTGGCCCCGCTTCGGGAAAGGGCTCGGGCTGCTCCACTTTGGGGCGCACAAGTTGGCTGGGTGTTTGGGGTCTGGGCACAGCTGGGGGCCTCAGGGAGCTGCTTGGTGCAGGCCACGTCCCACTGGGCATGTGCAACCACTGTATGTATAAAGGAGAATTTCTCCAGATATCCACCTTACTTCAAAATTTAGGGTGGCAGACTAGGTTATTTGATAATAATGGAGACATTGATCCAGTGGCcgaaaagacataaaacaaacaagaaattttattttattttttagagacagagtttcgctcttgttgcccaggctggagtgcagtggcgcgatctcggctcactgcaacctctgccttctgggttcaagtaattctcctgcctcagcctcctgagtagctgggactccaggtacgggccaccacaccaggccaatttttgtatttttagtagagatgggatttcaccatgttggccaggctggtcttgaactcctgacctcaagtgatccacccacctcggcctcccaaagtgctgggattatagacgtgagccactgtgcctggccaaacaATAAATTTTAGACAGAAAAGATGATGTTGGGATGTGGGCTTGCAGGGAGATAGTAAGGTTGTCTGGGAGTCGcctgggaggctggagggaggagggcacCATTCTGGCATGTCACAGGCATAAGTCAGGGAGGAGCAAAACAAAGGCTATAGGAGTGCAGGGCCCTTCTGCACTTAGGCGTCTGTGGCCATGCGCTGCATGTTTGCCATTTGAAGACCTTGTCCTGGCACACTGGACCCCAGGCAGGTCTGTACAACCCTTGTCCCTGGGCACCGGCCTCTCCTTTTCCAAACCGCTCCAGGATTGTGACACCACAGAATGCTATGAATAaagagatttttctattttaaaaatccaagtccGTTTTCATTCCATCAGGCTTTGGATCCTGTTCTGAAGCGGGAGCGGGCAGCATGGAAAAATGCTAGGCATTTCTGTTCCTTCAGGGGGTCTTCCTGCAGGGcaaattaggaaataaaattttattgctgTTGTGATTTGCTACCCTAAGTTGCAAAGAGTCACTCAGGCTGGTGGTGTCTAAGAATCTAGGATGTTCTAGCAAACACCCAGACCTTCTGGATGGGTGGCCTCTCTTTCCTGCATGTGGAGGTCCCCCTCTCCCAGGGCACTGAGGACATTCAGGGTTGGAGTCCAGGGCTTCCTAGGGGTCAGTGAGTCTGAgtcctgcctgggcctcagccCCCAGCCACACCTGTCTCACGAGCACATTACTCAAACAGAATCGATTATTTTAGAAGCAGCCTCCATTTGACCCTTCGTCCCCAGCAGTTACTGAAAAATGCACCTGCTCTTTGTTTGTGGACTCAGGGGCCTTTTCAGGGCTGGCAGCCTCAGCCAGTCTTCATCCTACTGGCCTGGGCAGCACGGACACCATGAACCCAAGGGCTCTATCTCTTACCAGGGACCAGTGGCCACCTGGCCACACCCTGGCCCCCAAGGCTCACTATGTTCCCCCTCCAACTGTAACATGCtctgggcaggaggcagaggctctCCCTACAGCACTGGAATTTGAGGGCAAGAGGTGCCCCTGTGCAGAAGGCCAAGGGAGGTGACCAGCGCAGAAAGCTCCCAGGTCATTTACACCCCGACATGTGGCATCTGAGGAATGTGGGTGTTTCCTCTCATCCCTGGACATCCCTGGGCCACACACAGCTGGGGAGGGAGACGTCCTTTTCCAGGGGAGCAATGCGAGGCTTAGAGAGAAGTGACTTGCCTGtagtcacacaactagtaaggcCATGGGACCTGGTCCACTCTTCTTCCTAtagtccattcatccatccatccatccacccatccatccatccatccatccatccatccatccatccatttatgcATCCGTCCATgaatccatccacccatccatccatttattcattcagccattacacatccatccatcatccacccattcactcatacatccatgcatccatccactcatcatccatccatccatccatgtatttATTCAGCCATTtcacatccatccattcatctattcattcatgcATCAATTTATCCATTATTTCATCCAGCCattattcactcatccatccatcactgatttatccatctatccattcatccatcatcgATATATctatccatccagccatccatccatcatctattcatccattcatccatccatttatgcatctgtccattcatccatccatccatttattcattcagctattacacatccatccatcatccacccattcattcatacatccatgcatctatccactcatcatccattcatccatttatttattcagccattTCACAtacatccattcatctattcattcatgcATCAACTTAGCCATTATTTCATCCAGCCattactcatccatccatccatcattgatctatccatctatccattcatccatcattgatctatccatctatccattcatccatcattgatatatctatccatccacccatccatccatcatctattcatccatccatccatccagtcattattcatctatccatccatccatcattgatatatctatccatccatccatccatccatcattgattcatccattcatccatccatccatccatccatccatccatccatcacccatccatccattcacccatccattcatccactcaagGGCCAACCACCTTTCCAGCTAAGCACCAATGTATACCTTGATTTATTACACAAACATGAAGAGAGACCATCAATGAAATTTGCATGGATCAATGATAACATATATTATTCATATTCGTGAGTTATGCTAACTAATAATTATGGCTAGGTGTAAAAAACGAGCTTAACAGAAGTGATGACCTTGATGAGACCTCATTATATACAGAGATTCCTGAGTTAAAACAAGTGTGAATTGGTCCCAGCCCATCTGGTCATCCTTGCTGAGTGGGGGGCCTCATGCCTTTGGGGACCCCAGGCTTTGCGATGATGCCCCAAGTCTCTGTATTTGTCCCCAGTGGAGCCCGAGGTGAAGCTCATTGGCAACATTCACGGCAACGAGGTGGCAGGCCGGGAGATGCTCATCTACCTAGCCCAGTACCTGTGCTCTGAGTACCTGCTGGGCAACCCCCGCATCCAGCGCCTGCTCAACACCACCCGCATCCACCTGCTGCCCTCCATGAACCCCGACGGCTACGAGGTGGCAGCCGCCGAGGTGAGCGCCCAGATGCCTGGATCCTGTGGGCCACCACCCGAACCACCCCCTCGTTCATTCATGTACAAGTAGTTTATCTTAGCAGTGCTTAGCTCCCGCCTCTCTAGGAGAGGAGCATTCAGTAGATATGGACACTGGAAAACCCCTGCTTCAGGGGCTGGTGAGAGGGAAGCCACTGAGAATTCTAGGTGTATTAAAAAGGTGATGCGTGTGATAGAGGAAAATGGTGGATAGGGAGTGGATGGTGCCTGTGTGCGTCAGCGGTGGCCAGGGGAGCTCTCGGGGAGGTGGGTAACAAGCAGAGCAGGTCACTGGCGGGGGTGTCCCACTCAGGGGGAGCAGCCAGGAAGGGCCCCAAGACTATGGCATCAGCAAGGAACCCCAGGGAGGGAGCCCCAGGGTAGAGAGGAGGTCAAGGGTCAGGCGCACCCCCCAGCTCATCACATAAAGCCGCGAAAAACGAAGCCCCTGGCCTTGACCCTCAGCCCAGTGTGAGACCCATCtggaaggaggagggtggggtgtgCTGACCCCACCCAGTCGGGGGTTGGCCGTGTTTTCAGGGTGCCGGCTACAATGGGTGGACGAGCGGGAGGCAGAACGCGCAGAACCTGGATCTGAACCGAAATTTCCCGGACCTGACCTCGGAGTACTACCGGCTGGCGGAGACCCGCGGCGCGCGCAGCGACCACATCCCCATCCCCCAGCACTACTGGTGGGGTAAGGTAGGAGCCGCCGCTGCCCATGCCTGTCACCACCAAAGGCATCCAAGGGTCCCTGGTTATTCCAGGCTCTCCGGAGTTGTCCTTCCCCGGGGAAAAGGAGAGCCTGGtgctccctccctgcctcagttACCTGTCAGTGAAATGGGAACACCTCCTTGCTGGGGTGTTGGTGAGATTGCAGAGATTCATGTTGGAAATGCCGAGATCCCCGCAGGGGCCCAGTGATGGGGGCCAAGTCCAGCTGGAGCATCGGTGTAGAGACCGGTCGTTAATGGTCTGCACCATTGGAGCCCAGAGGGCTGCAGAAGCCCGGGGCATGGCTAGGGGCCGGCAGGGAAACCCAGACCTGAGGGCGGCCTCCTCTGTCCTGGGCAGGTGGCCCCGGAGACGAAGGCAATCATGAAGTGGATGCAGACCATACCCTTCGTGCTCTCCGCCAGCCTTCATGGGGGCGACCTGGTGGTGTCCTACCCCTTCGACTTCTCCAAGCACCCCCAGGAGGAGAAGATGTTTTCTCCCACGCCCGATGAGAAGGTGAGAGGGCTGCGGGGTGTGTGCAGGGGAGGGAGACGGTGTGCGCGGTCCCCTTGGAGCTGGTGCCCCTCCAGTCCTGAGCTCAGTGAGGACAAAGCTCCTAGGAAACTCCGCTCAGAGCCCGTCAGCACCACCCGCTCTAGGCCCAGCTCTGCAGAGAAGCCCCCTCCTCCTGGAAATCTGCGATCTCAGGAGCCGTCGCTCCCCTGGTCTCCCCAAGGCTGGCTGCACTGCCTTTCACATGTCCCTATCTGGGAGCTCCTGGGGTGGGGGCCCTGGCTCAGTGCCGCTGTTGCTCTGAGCTGCGCCCTGCACCTGGAGGGGTCCCCAGTGCGTTCCACCGCAGGGGGTGCGTTTCCGGGAAGCGCCGGCAGAGGGCAGTGCTGCAGCGCGCATGGTGCCCGCCCGTCCTGCTTCCGGGGGTCCTGCTTGCTTCTCTCGCGCTGGGCTCCTCCGGATGGGGAAGGAGTTCTGGTCCCACCGTCCACTGGGCCCTTAGGTGAGGCCCTCCCTTTTCTGGGCCTCGGTTTCTCCTACTGTTCGTAGAGC encodes the following:
- the CPZ gene encoding carboxypeptidase Z, whose product is MPPPPPLLLLTVLVFAAARPGCEFERNPAGECHRPPAADSVTCVDLQLRTCSDAAYNHTTFPTLLQHRSWEVVEASSEYILLSVLHQLLEGQCNPDLRLLGCAVLAPRCEGGRVRRPCRHICEGLREACQPAFDAIDMAWPYFLDCHLYFTSEDEGCYDPLEKLRGGLEADEALPSGLPPTFIRFSHHSYAQMVRVLRRTAFRCAHVARTYSIGRSFDGRELLVIEFSSRPGQHELMEPEVKLIGNIHGNEVAGREMLIYLAQYLCSEYLLGNPRIQRLLNTTRIHLLPSMNPDGYEVAAAEGAGYNGWTSGRQNAQNLDLNRNFPDLTSEYYRLAETRGARSDHIPIPQHYWWGKVAPETKAIMKWMQTIPFVLSASLHGGDLVVSYPFDFSKHPQEEKMFSPTPDEKMFKLLSRAYADVHPMMMDRSENRCGGNFLKRGSIINGADWYSFTGGMSDFNYLHTNCFEITVELGCVKFPPEEALYTLWQHNKESLLNFVETVHRGIKGVVMDKFGKPVKNARILVKGIRHDITTAPDGDYWRLLPPGTHIVIAQAPGYTKVIKKVILPARMKRAGRVDFILQPLGVGPRNFLHGLRRTGPHDLLGGASSLGEATEPDPLRARRQPSADGSKPWWWSYFTSLSTHRPRWLLKY